A single Acidaminococcus sp. DNA region contains:
- a CDS encoding flavin reductase: MKKDFGAQTVCYPMAVFIVGTYDENGVPDAMNAAWGGISNDNEISLCLAPVHKTVKNLKKTKAFTVAMGTVDTLVSCDYVGIVSGNNTPDKMKKSGFTAEKSTHVNAPVFKELPMVLECEVLSYDDASCRLVGKIVNVAAEEFVLTDGKIDPAKLHPLIFDPVNQKYLVAEKVVGNAFSDGKKLIK, from the coding sequence ATGAAAAAAGATTTTGGCGCTCAAACGGTCTGCTATCCGATGGCCGTCTTTATTGTAGGTACGTATGACGAAAATGGTGTTCCTGATGCTATGAACGCAGCCTGGGGCGGCATCAGCAACGATAATGAAATTTCCCTGTGCCTGGCACCGGTGCATAAAACGGTCAAGAATTTGAAGAAAACCAAGGCCTTCACGGTGGCTATGGGGACGGTGGATACGCTTGTATCCTGCGACTATGTCGGTATCGTCAGCGGCAACAATACGCCTGATAAGATGAAGAAATCCGGCTTTACGGCAGAAAAATCCACGCACGTCAATGCGCCTGTGTTCAAGGAACTGCCGATGGTTCTTGAATGTGAAGTACTGAGCTATGACGATGCTTCCTGCCGTCTCGTAGGCAAGATTGTCAATGTAGCCGCCGAGGAATTTGTCCTGACGGATGGTAAGATTGACCCGGCTAAACTGCATCCGCTGATTTTTGATCCGGTTAACCAGAAGTATCTGGTAGCGGAAAAGGTTGTTGGGAACGCCTTTTCTGACGGGAAAAAACTTATAAAATAA
- a CDS encoding helix-turn-helix transcriptional regulator, with translation MSPISLSERQQRIAEIVRRNGPVTGQEIARELGLTRAALRSDLAILTMSGILDARPHVGYFYTGKNTLGLLVEELSSITVKDIQSVPIVVMIDKSAYDAVVTMFLEDVGTIFVLDEKRLLTGVISRKDLLKAALNAGADLHALPIAMVMTPLSKIVTVAPDEPAATAARRLIEAEIDCLPVVQPVEGSRRQFKLIGRVSKTNITRLLAELAEGKGGVYHS, from the coding sequence GTGAGTCCCATTTCTTTGAGCGAAAGACAGCAAAGGATTGCGGAAATCGTGCGGCGCAATGGTCCGGTTACAGGGCAGGAAATAGCTCGGGAACTGGGGCTGACAAGGGCTGCACTGCGTTCGGATCTGGCAATCCTGACAATGAGCGGTATTTTGGATGCCCGTCCGCACGTAGGGTATTTTTATACGGGCAAGAATACACTGGGACTTCTGGTTGAAGAGCTTTCTTCTATCACGGTCAAAGATATTCAGTCCGTACCAATTGTGGTGATGATTGACAAGAGTGCATACGACGCGGTAGTGACGATGTTCCTGGAAGACGTGGGCACCATTTTTGTACTTGATGAGAAACGTCTCCTGACAGGAGTTATTTCCCGTAAGGATCTTTTAAAAGCGGCACTGAACGCCGGAGCCGACCTGCATGCACTGCCGATTGCCATGGTCATGACCCCGCTCAGTAAAATAGTGACTGTCGCTCCGGATGAACCGGCAGCAACGGCAGCACGGCGCCTGATAGAGGCAGAGATTGACTGCCTTCCTGTGGTCCAGCCTGTGGAAGGATCACGGCGTCAGTTCAAATTGATTGGCCGTGTATCAAAAACCAATATTACTCGTCTGCTGGCTGAGCTGGCTGAAGGGAAGGGAGGAGTTTATCATAGCTAA
- a CDS encoding AbgT family transporter: MAAQKNNKEHKPLNAVALLFFMIIAAAILTYIIPPGAYERVIENGRSIVNPNSFSFIDAPHVSFYDIFLAVPSGLIGGATVIFFVALVGGGMGCITKSGALNIGIARLIDYLGSERGDLILIFLYLIFTLMGGFLGLIEGAIPFMPLAISIAIGLGYDAIVGVAIAIVGGIAGFAAGPTNPFTVAIAQNIAGLPIYSGIGLRMIMFVVIPITGLIYVLAYAKRVKKNPAKSLVASINQEGLAFDASEFEGQSFGKKHAIVLLSLVLGIVVYVYGSMNWKWNLVNLAAIFVMIGIIAGICSGLDVNGITEEFIKGVSGMTSACMVMGVAYSVSWILTKGKIMDTIIYYLSSPLNGLPQQVTVIGILIVIMLINLVIPSGSGKALIVMPIVLPIAQIVGIESQVAILAYQFGDALTNLCTPLLGVLMLALGFGRVPFSKWEKFILPLVFIFFVQAIIFLMVAMAIGYR; this comes from the coding sequence ATGGCAGCTCAAAAAAATAATAAAGAACATAAGCCTTTGAATGCGGTAGCTCTTTTGTTTTTCATGATCATTGCCGCAGCTATCCTCACTTATATTATCCCTCCGGGAGCATACGAGCGGGTAATTGAGAATGGCCGGTCTATTGTAAATCCTAATTCGTTTTCCTTTATTGATGCTCCTCATGTAAGTTTCTATGATATCTTTCTTGCAGTACCAAGCGGTCTGATCGGCGGCGCTACAGTTATCTTCTTTGTGGCCCTCGTCGGAGGGGGAATGGGATGTATAACGAAGTCGGGTGCCCTTAATATCGGGATTGCACGGCTGATTGATTACCTCGGGTCAGAACGCGGTGACTTGATTCTCATTTTCCTATACCTTATTTTCACGCTGATGGGCGGATTCCTCGGTCTTATCGAAGGGGCCATTCCTTTCATGCCGCTGGCCATTTCTATTGCAATAGGACTTGGCTATGATGCCATAGTTGGGGTTGCTATTGCTATCGTTGGGGGAATTGCAGGGTTTGCGGCAGGACCAACCAATCCCTTTACTGTCGCAATTGCCCAGAATATTGCCGGGCTCCCTATTTATTCAGGAATTGGGCTTAGAATGATTATGTTTGTGGTCATTCCTATTACCGGATTAATTTACGTGCTGGCTTATGCGAAACGTGTAAAGAAAAATCCTGCTAAAAGTCTGGTGGCTTCTATTAATCAGGAAGGCCTTGCATTTGATGCTTCAGAATTTGAAGGGCAGTCTTTTGGCAAAAAGCATGCCATTGTTTTGCTGTCACTGGTACTCGGAATTGTGGTATATGTGTATGGTTCCATGAACTGGAAATGGAACCTTGTTAACTTGGCCGCTATTTTCGTTATGATAGGAATCATAGCGGGTATATGCAGCGGACTAGACGTCAATGGAATTACGGAAGAATTTATTAAAGGCGTATCGGGGATGACAAGTGCCTGCATGGTCATGGGTGTAGCGTACAGTGTATCCTGGATTCTTACAAAAGGGAAAATCATGGATACCATCATATACTATTTATCCAGTCCCTTGAACGGTCTTCCACAACAAGTTACCGTTATTGGTATTCTGATTGTAATCATGTTGATTAACCTCGTTATTCCTTCCGGATCAGGAAAAGCTCTGATTGTGATGCCGATTGTACTTCCAATTGCCCAAATTGTTGGAATCGAATCCCAGGTAGCTATTTTGGCCTATCAGTTTGGCGATGCATTGACCAATCTGTGTACGCCCCTATTAGGTGTTCTGATGCTTGCTCTTGGCTTTGGGAGAGTACCTTTTTCCAAGTGGGAAAAATTTATTTTACCCTTAGTTTTCATTTTCTTTGTGCAGGCGATTATCTTCCTGATGGTTGCTATGGCTATTGGTTACCGGTAA
- a CDS encoding carbon-nitrogen hydrolase family protein has product MKLSMAQIQMTDDIKSNEKKTMEFCDAAGDSDLLFFPEIQYSPFFPQYPHRNAEQYLMKPDGEEVARLRKKAQQYHYYLSPNLYLQLDDGKRYDSSLWIDPDGQLVDIATMVHIFRAPEFYETDYYAPSRDGFKVFTTPFGKVGIVICFDRHFPESVRTCAALGADLVIIPTANLKSEPLALFQSEIQVLSMQNRVFIAMCNRVGKEGNVVFAGESLVTHPSGEVLYKAGDKEELITVSLNLSEAGEWKKKYPFLGLRRPECYR; this is encoded by the coding sequence ATGAAATTAAGTATGGCTCAGATTCAGATGACAGATGATATTAAGTCCAACGAAAAGAAAACAATGGAATTTTGTGATGCAGCCGGGGATTCCGATTTACTCTTTTTCCCTGAAATCCAATACTCGCCGTTTTTCCCTCAGTATCCTCATCGCAATGCGGAGCAATATCTGATGAAACCGGATGGTGAGGAGGTCGCGCGGCTCAGAAAAAAAGCTCAGCAGTATCATTATTACTTGTCTCCCAATCTCTATCTTCAACTGGATGACGGAAAACGGTATGATTCCTCTTTGTGGATTGATCCTGACGGGCAGCTCGTCGATATCGCCACGATGGTTCATATTTTTCGGGCGCCTGAGTTTTATGAAACCGACTACTATGCTCCTTCACGGGATGGGTTCAAGGTATTTACCACTCCCTTTGGAAAGGTTGGCATCGTAATTTGTTTTGACCGGCATTTTCCTGAAAGTGTACGCACCTGTGCAGCATTGGGCGCCGATCTGGTTATTATTCCTACGGCTAATTTAAAAAGTGAACCTCTGGCTTTGTTTCAAAGCGAAATTCAGGTACTATCCATGCAGAACAGGGTGTTTATAGCTATGTGCAATCGTGTCGGCAAAGAGGGAAATGTAGTTTTTGCGGGTGAATCCCTTGTGACCCATCCGAGCGGTGAAGTTCTCTATAAAGCAGGAGACAAGGAAGAACTGATTACCGTGTCTCTCAATTTATCTGAAGCCGGCGAATGGAAGAAAAAATATCCCTTCCTGGGACTGAGAAGACCGGAATGTTATCGGTGA
- a CDS encoding LysR family transcriptional regulator, which yields MTLKQLRYIVMVAEVGNITEAAKKLYISQPSLTHAIHLLENELGIILFARNKHGISVTPEGTRFLRYARQILEQVSMVEEQYLHTEMQAPKFSVSCQHYAFAVNAFVDLIRQYNVEEYDFTILETSTYDVIHDVSTLRSEVGILFMNDANKKYIEKLLNQNNLRFTELFVAKPHVFISKKHPLIHKKVLTLKDLEPYPCFTFDQGEHDAFYLWEEILPAMKHKKEIHVHDRASLFNLAVGLNGYTISSGVLGADLNGEHVVVKPLAVDDYMRIGTIMRKDVVPSRYAKAYLETLQKYIKEYKEKNMSKKD from the coding sequence ATGACTCTGAAACAGCTGCGCTATATTGTAATGGTTGCAGAGGTTGGAAACATTACGGAGGCAGCCAAAAAATTATATATTAGTCAGCCAAGTTTGACCCATGCAATCCACCTTTTAGAGAATGAACTGGGAATCATACTATTTGCAAGAAATAAACACGGGATTTCTGTTACACCTGAGGGAACCCGTTTCCTTCGTTATGCCCGTCAAATTCTCGAACAGGTCAGTATGGTTGAGGAACAATATCTTCATACGGAAATGCAGGCTCCAAAATTTTCAGTATCATGTCAGCATTATGCCTTTGCTGTGAATGCTTTTGTGGATTTGATTCGTCAGTATAATGTGGAAGAATATGATTTTACGATTCTGGAAACAAGCACATATGATGTCATTCATGATGTGAGTACTTTGCGCAGTGAAGTCGGCATTTTGTTTATGAATGACGCTAACAAGAAATATATTGAAAAACTTCTGAATCAAAATAATTTAAGATTCACAGAATTATTTGTTGCTAAACCTCACGTATTCATCAGTAAGAAACATCCTCTTATTCATAAAAAAGTGCTGACGCTCAAAGATTTGGAACCCTATCCGTGCTTTACTTTTGACCAGGGCGAACATGATGCATTTTACCTATGGGAAGAGATTTTGCCTGCTATGAAACATAAAAAAGAGATTCACGTCCATGATAGAGCATCATTATTTAATCTTGCAGTAGGACTTAATGGCTACACGATTAGTTCAGGAGTCCTCGGAGCGGATTTGAATGGTGAACATGTGGTGGTAAAGCCTCTGGCCGTTGATGACTACATGAGAATAGGAACAATTATGCGTAAGGATGTAGTTCCCAGTCGCTACGCAAAAGCTTATCTTGAGACCTTACAAAAATACATCAAGGAGTATAAAGAAAAAAATATGAGTAAAAAGGATTAA
- a CDS encoding iron ABC transporter permease, protein MDKKLLRLCLALLLVLAVLALLDAGCGLIPVSLSHLVTGTLTAQEQAVIYFIRMPRFVFGAAAGAALSLSGAVLQGVFGNPLADPGILGVSGGACLGAVLALLSGFCLQYAFLLPLGAFIGALAAIAAVNLLGRRSGEAHGGDTVLLLGGVAIGLFCGALTSGLLSFAPPQIMQQYFFWTLGTLSGSSWRQLPLLPVMAIFMMILMLLGRPLNLLSLGEEQALAAGLDVFVWRRRILLLVSFLTALAVCLVGNISFVGLIVPHLTRRFTGPDHRMLLPASAVMGAVILVACDFAGRVLFPFGELRTGIVTALLGAPYFLFLLRRH, encoded by the coding sequence TTGGATAAGAAACTGCTGCGGCTTTGTTTGGCCTTACTGCTTGTCCTGGCCGTACTTGCGCTGTTGGATGCTGGCTGCGGCCTTATTCCGGTGTCCTTGTCTCATCTTGTGACCGGTACGCTTACAGCACAGGAACAGGCTGTTATTTATTTTATCCGGATGCCGCGGTTTGTTTTCGGAGCGGCGGCGGGCGCAGCCTTGTCGCTTTCAGGCGCTGTTCTGCAGGGCGTTTTCGGAAATCCTCTGGCGGATCCCGGTATTCTCGGCGTTTCCGGCGGAGCCTGCCTGGGTGCCGTACTTGCGCTTCTTTCCGGGTTTTGTCTGCAGTATGCGTTTCTGCTGCCCCTGGGGGCCTTTATTGGCGCGCTGGCAGCGATTGCTGCTGTGAATTTGCTGGGACGGCGTTCGGGCGAAGCGCATGGGGGAGATACCGTTCTTTTACTGGGCGGCGTGGCCATCGGACTTTTCTGCGGAGCCCTCACGTCGGGACTTTTGAGTTTTGCTCCTCCGCAGATTATGCAGCAGTATTTCTTTTGGACGCTGGGAACGTTGTCCGGCAGTTCCTGGCGGCAGCTTCCGCTCCTGCCGGTTATGGCAATCTTTATGATGATCCTTATGCTGCTGGGCCGGCCCCTCAATTTGCTCTCCCTGGGGGAGGAACAAGCGCTTGCGGCAGGGCTCGACGTCTTTGTGTGGCGGCGCCGGATTTTGCTTCTGGTCTCCTTTTTGACGGCCCTCGCCGTGTGTCTTGTCGGTAATATCAGCTTCGTCGGGCTCATTGTGCCGCATTTGACGCGGCGTTTTACAGGTCCTGACCATCGCATGCTGCTTCCGGCCAGTGCCGTTATGGGAGCAGTCATACTTGTTGCCTGCGATTTTGCCGGCCGCGTGTTGTTTCCTTTTGGAGAACTGCGCACCGGAATCGTAACGGCCCTTCTCGGCGCCCCGTATTTCCTGTTCTTATTGAGAAGGCATTGA
- the ppsA gene encoding phosphoenolpyruvate synthase: MDKSTAYLLWFDQLERKDVDIVGGKSSSLGEMTSKTDVPVPYGFATTAHAYRYFIEKTGLKERLRSLLAQLTDVENSELLSSVCKQIRESIMEQEMPQDLQDAIAQAYKELSEKVNQPNPYVAVRSSATAEDLPDASFAGQQDTYLNIQGAENVIRKVKECYASCFTDRAVYYREKQGYDHLSLALSAVVQMMVFSKVAGVMFTVNVANGDDKNIMIEGAYGLGEYVVGGIVTPDSYVVSKADNKILSVTVNGQDKKLIRKEGGETEEVAVPEGERNKQKLTNEQILQLAGYAKKIEKHYGCYMDMEWAVDERNNKLWILQARPETVWSRRNKEKKAEEEKPMTAKEAKVLVKGLPASPGQGYGKAHVIMDPSDIEEFKDGEILVTEMTAPDWVPAMKKAQAIVTDSGGMTCHASIVSRELGIPCIVGTKSRGQAATEVLKTGEEITVDASNGVVFAGNLQVKKAAAATAPTGTVVAAETFPVTGTKIYMNLGDPSLAEKYSKLPCDGIGLMREEFIWTTYIHEHPLYLIKIGHPERVVDQLADGFRKVCQAMAPRPVTLRFSDFKSSEYRDLKGGEEFEPHEPSALLGWRGASRYYDPKYTEAFRLEVKAVRKVREEFGLKNLNVMIPFCRTVDECAKVVHIMEEEGLHRGPDFKVWLMAEIPSNIILADKFNQFVDGYSIGSNDLTMLTLGCDRDNDVISHLFDERNLAVKRAVRHLIDVAHKDGKTVSLCGQAPSVYPEFAEFLVQCGIDSMSVNPDAVKFTKKMVAQVEQRIILDKLTGRGRNMHEDDLAW; the protein is encoded by the coding sequence ATGGACAAATCTACCGCTTACTTACTTTGGTTCGATCAACTCGAAAGAAAAGACGTGGACATTGTCGGCGGGAAATCCTCTTCCCTCGGTGAAATGACTTCCAAGACGGATGTCCCCGTTCCGTATGGCTTTGCCACAACGGCCCATGCTTATCGCTACTTTATTGAAAAAACCGGTCTGAAAGAAAGACTGCGCAGCCTGCTCGCCCAGCTGACAGATGTGGAAAACAGCGAACTGCTTTCCAGCGTCTGCAAACAAATCCGTGAATCCATTATGGAACAGGAAATGCCGCAGGATTTGCAGGATGCTATTGCCCAGGCTTATAAGGAACTTTCCGAAAAAGTGAACCAGCCCAATCCGTACGTGGCTGTTCGCTCCAGTGCAACGGCAGAAGACCTGCCGGATGCTTCTTTTGCCGGTCAGCAGGATACTTACCTGAACATCCAGGGCGCTGAAAACGTAATCCGCAAAGTCAAGGAATGCTATGCTTCCTGCTTTACTGACCGCGCTGTATACTATCGTGAAAAACAAGGATATGATCATCTGTCCCTGGCACTTTCTGCCGTCGTTCAAATGATGGTATTCTCCAAGGTAGCCGGCGTTATGTTCACGGTCAACGTGGCTAACGGCGATGACAAGAATATTATGATTGAAGGGGCTTACGGCCTCGGCGAATATGTCGTCGGCGGCATTGTCACCCCGGACAGCTATGTCGTATCTAAAGCTGACAACAAGATCCTTTCCGTTACCGTGAATGGACAGGATAAGAAACTGATTCGCAAGGAAGGCGGCGAAACTGAAGAAGTCGCCGTACCGGAAGGCGAACGGAACAAACAGAAACTGACGAATGAACAGATCCTGCAGCTCGCCGGATATGCCAAGAAGATTGAAAAACATTATGGCTGCTACATGGATATGGAATGGGCCGTCGATGAACGCAACAACAAGCTGTGGATCCTCCAGGCTCGTCCTGAAACTGTATGGTCCCGCCGTAATAAGGAAAAGAAAGCAGAGGAGGAAAAACCGATGACAGCGAAAGAAGCCAAAGTCCTGGTAAAAGGTCTGCCGGCAAGCCCTGGCCAAGGCTATGGCAAGGCTCACGTAATTATGGATCCGTCCGATATTGAAGAATTCAAGGACGGCGAAATCCTTGTTACTGAAATGACCGCTCCTGACTGGGTACCGGCCATGAAGAAGGCTCAGGCCATTGTCACGGACAGCGGCGGTATGACCTGCCACGCTTCCATCGTCAGCCGTGAACTGGGCATCCCCTGCATCGTAGGTACGAAATCCCGCGGACAGGCTGCTACGGAAGTACTGAAGACCGGTGAAGAAATTACGGTTGATGCTTCGAACGGTGTTGTCTTTGCAGGCAACCTGCAGGTGAAGAAAGCTGCCGCTGCCACGGCTCCGACCGGCACGGTAGTAGCTGCCGAAACCTTCCCTGTAACAGGCACCAAGATTTATATGAACCTGGGCGATCCTTCCCTGGCAGAAAAATACAGCAAGCTGCCTTGCGATGGTATCGGTCTGATGCGTGAAGAATTCATCTGGACGACCTACATCCATGAACATCCTCTGTATCTCATTAAGATCGGTCATCCGGAAAGAGTTGTAGACCAGCTGGCTGACGGTTTCCGCAAAGTCTGCCAGGCTATGGCTCCGCGCCCTGTTACCCTTCGTTTCAGTGACTTCAAGTCCAGCGAATACAGAGATCTTAAGGGCGGCGAAGAGTTTGAACCGCATGAACCGAGTGCACTCCTTGGCTGGAGAGGCGCTTCCCGTTACTATGATCCGAAATACACCGAAGCTTTCCGCCTCGAAGTAAAGGCTGTCCGCAAGGTTCGTGAGGAATTTGGCCTGAAGAACCTGAACGTCATGATTCCGTTCTGCCGCACGGTAGACGAATGCGCCAAGGTTGTTCATATCATGGAAGAAGAAGGACTGCACAGAGGTCCTGACTTCAAGGTATGGCTGATGGCAGAAATTCCGTCCAACATCATTTTGGCCGATAAATTCAACCAGTTCGTCGATGGTTATTCCATCGGTTCCAATGACCTGACCATGCTGACTTTGGGCTGCGACAGAGATAACGACGTAATTTCCCACCTGTTTGATGAAAGAAACCTGGCCGTAAAGCGCGCCGTTCGTCATCTGATCGATGTGGCCCACAAAGACGGCAAGACCGTATCTCTCTGCGGTCAGGCACCGAGCGTTTATCCTGAATTTGCTGAATTCCTGGTTCAGTGCGGCATCGACAGCATGTCTGTCAACCCGGATGCTGTGAAGTTCACCAAGAAGATGGTGGCACAGGTTGAACAGCGGATCATCCTCGATAAACTGACGGGACGTGGCCGTAATATGCACGAAGATGACTTAGCTTGGTAA
- a CDS encoding kinase/pyrophosphorylase: MYQKPILLVCWLSWLKGREEFIIAKAPIIYAISDSIGETSESVVRATTSQFVQEKFDIIRIPYVNSTEQIEKLMQEAKEQNAIVCYTIVSPDIREAIAKEAEEKGVETVDILGPVLKAIEKTSGLLPKNQPGLIHAMDHEYFKRVAAVEFAIKYDDGKNPWGLTKADIVIIGVSRTSKTPLSMYLANKQLKVANVPLVPEIPPPEELFKVPANRIIGLLIDPYKLNEIRLARLKAMGLTDGANYADIHRISEELEYAQAVMQRLHCKIINVTNRAIEETASLILEYLRKNFNFDY; the protein is encoded by the coding sequence GTGTATCAAAAACCAATATTACTCGTCTGCTGGCTGAGCTGGCTGAAGGGAAGGGAGGAGTTTATCATAGCTAAAGCACCTATTATTTATGCCATCTCTGATTCCATTGGCGAAACGTCTGAGTCAGTGGTACGGGCAACGACAAGTCAGTTTGTGCAGGAAAAATTCGATATTATCCGTATTCCTTACGTCAATAGTACCGAACAAATCGAAAAACTGATGCAGGAAGCTAAGGAACAAAATGCAATCGTCTGCTATACGATTGTTTCACCGGATATTCGGGAAGCAATTGCTAAAGAAGCGGAGGAAAAAGGCGTTGAAACTGTGGACATTTTGGGGCCGGTATTGAAAGCCATCGAAAAAACGTCGGGGCTATTGCCGAAAAACCAGCCTGGATTGATCCACGCCATGGACCATGAGTATTTTAAGCGCGTGGCTGCCGTTGAATTTGCTATCAAATATGATGACGGCAAGAACCCGTGGGGACTCACCAAAGCGGATATCGTCATCATCGGGGTTTCCCGTACATCAAAGACACCGCTTTCCATGTATCTGGCCAATAAGCAGCTGAAGGTAGCCAACGTGCCTCTGGTGCCGGAGATTCCGCCGCCAGAAGAATTGTTCAAGGTGCCGGCTAACCGGATTATCGGACTGCTTATCGATCCGTATAAATTAAACGAAATTCGTCTGGCCCGTCTTAAGGCAATGGGACTGACGGACGGCGCTAATTACGCGGATATCCACCGGATTTCTGAGGAACTTGAATATGCCCAGGCCGTTATGCAGCGTCTGCACTGCAAAATCATCAACGTAACGAACCGAGCTATCGAGGAAACGGCGAGCCTGATTTTGGAATATCTACGGAAGAACTTTAATTTCGATTATTGA
- a CDS encoding amidohydrolase, with amino-acid sequence MFESEIIEMQGELEQHYKMFHECPEKGFHEVRTAAFIAQELKSYGLDVKTGVGLTGVVGDLDSGKQGKTLMIRADMDCLEIEEKSDVPWKSKNSGLMHGCGHDSHVTMLLGAAKILAKHKESFSGKIRFVFQPAEEGTPSDAWELLKQNGYDTSVQGGALQMIQDHVLDGVDACLVMHVQPSIPFGNVQISKKYAASSSDWFTIDIYGKGGHGAMPHKAVDPLPVAAQIINELYMVSAREIPAYETSAFTIGVCNTPSAVWNAVCNQVHLEGTYRNFNSTVREHIAARMEEIVSHIAQAGRCKGKVERHKFYTAVLNNVDYSARVADYCRNLLGAEHVDYTDVPSMTSEDCGCFLEHVPGVYFWFGIGTEKNQPPLHSPYFHLDPKVLSGGVRMHVNNALHLLDDLNHGRLK; translated from the coding sequence ATGTTTGAAAGTGAAATCATCGAAATGCAAGGCGAATTGGAGCAGCATTATAAGATGTTCCATGAATGCCCCGAAAAAGGATTTCATGAAGTGCGCACTGCTGCATTTATAGCGCAGGAGCTTAAGTCGTATGGATTGGATGTTAAGACTGGTGTTGGATTAACTGGTGTAGTAGGTGACCTTGACTCAGGAAAACAAGGTAAGACCTTAATGATCCGTGCTGACATGGACTGCTTGGAAATTGAGGAAAAATCTGACGTCCCTTGGAAATCAAAAAATTCGGGACTTATGCATGGCTGCGGTCATGATTCTCATGTAACGATGCTGCTGGGAGCTGCTAAAATTCTTGCAAAACACAAAGAAAGTTTTTCCGGCAAAATTCGCTTCGTTTTTCAGCCGGCTGAGGAAGGGACTCCTTCTGATGCGTGGGAACTCCTTAAACAAAATGGTTATGACACTTCCGTCCAGGGCGGCGCCCTTCAGATGATTCAAGATCATGTACTGGATGGTGTGGATGCATGTCTGGTTATGCACGTGCAGCCCTCCATCCCATTCGGCAATGTCCAGATTTCCAAAAAATACGCAGCTTCGTCCAGTGATTGGTTTACGATTGATATTTATGGAAAAGGCGGGCACGGTGCTATGCCCCATAAAGCTGTCGATCCACTTCCTGTGGCAGCTCAAATTATTAATGAACTGTATATGGTTTCGGCACGAGAGATTCCTGCTTACGAAACAAGTGCTTTTACGATTGGTGTCTGCAATACTCCAAGCGCGGTATGGAATGCTGTCTGCAATCAGGTGCATTTGGAGGGAACCTATAGAAACTTCAATAGTACGGTCAGAGAGCACATTGCTGCCCGCATGGAAGAAATAGTAAGTCATATAGCGCAGGCGGGACGCTGCAAGGGCAAGGTAGAACGACATAAATTCTATACGGCAGTCCTCAATAACGTTGACTATTCGGCACGAGTTGCTGACTATTGCCGCAATCTCCTGGGTGCTGAACACGTAGATTATACGGATGTTCCATCTATGACGAGTGAGGACTGCGGCTGCTTCCTGGAACATGTCCCGGGTGTTTATTTCTGGTTTGGCATTGGTACTGAGAAAAACCAACCTCCTCTTCACAGTCCTTATTTTCACCTTGATCCAAAGGTCTTATCCGGTGGTGTACGAATGCATGTAAATAATGCACTGCACCTCCTTGACGATCTGAATCATGGACGTTTGAAGTAG